One genomic window of Brevundimonas vesicularis includes the following:
- a CDS encoding HAD family hydrolase, with amino-acid sequence MSITTVGLDADDTLWHNETIFRLTHARFVDLLADHGDEATIEARLAETEQRNLRLYGYGIKGFTLSMIETAMELTNGAAPPHVVREILAAGREMLAHPVETLPGVDAVVAELSEKYRLVLITKGDLLDQERKLAASGLGDLFSAVEIVSEKDRATYERVFTRHGTGPVEAVMAGNSMKSDVLPAIAAGAFGVHIPYHVTWAHELADAPVDERRYFSLARIDELPDWIAAIADA; translated from the coding sequence ATGAGCATCACCACGGTCGGCCTCGATGCCGACGACACCCTCTGGCACAACGAGACGATCTTCCGCCTGACCCATGCGCGGTTCGTCGATCTTCTGGCCGACCACGGCGACGAGGCGACCATCGAGGCGCGTTTAGCCGAAACCGAGCAACGCAACCTGCGGCTCTATGGCTACGGCATCAAGGGCTTCACCTTGTCGATGATCGAGACGGCGATGGAGCTGACAAACGGCGCCGCTCCGCCCCATGTCGTGCGCGAGATCCTGGCCGCCGGGCGCGAGATGCTGGCCCATCCGGTCGAGACCCTGCCCGGCGTGGATGCGGTCGTCGCCGAACTGTCCGAAAAGTACCGCCTGGTCCTGATCACCAAGGGCGACCTACTGGATCAGGAACGCAAGCTGGCCGCCTCGGGCCTGGGCGACCTGTTCAGCGCCGTCGAGATCGTCTCCGAAAAGGATCGCGCCACCTACGAGCGGGTCTTCACCCGCCACGGCACGGGCCCGGTCGAGGCCGTCATGGCCGGCAACTCCATGAAGTCCGACGTTCTGCCCGCCATCGCCGCCGGCGCCTTCGGCGTCCACATCCCCTATCACGTCACCTGGGCCCACGAACTGGCCGACGCCCCGGTTGACGAACGCCGCTACTTCTCCCTCGCCCGCATCGACGAACTCCCCGACTGGATCGCAGCGATCGCGGACGCTTAA
- a CDS encoding ribonuclease E inhibitor RraB, which produces MDASDICHDERDAMVRAALAEQGDSGVTPRHTLFFFLGDEDAHGDLCEVARRAGFIARGEGDMTILETTMAVDAASFAPVSAMMQTWAAAFQLEYDGWECAVVTH; this is translated from the coding sequence TTGGACGCCTCGGACATCTGTCACGACGAACGCGACGCCATGGTGCGCGCGGCGCTGGCCGAACAGGGCGACAGCGGCGTGACGCCGCGCCATACGCTGTTCTTCTTCCTCGGCGACGAGGATGCGCACGGCGACCTGTGCGAGGTGGCGCGACGTGCGGGCTTCATCGCCCGTGGCGAGGGCGACATGACGATTCTCGAAACCACCATGGCGGTCGACGCGGCCAGTTTCGCGCCCGTCTCGGCCATGATGCAGACCTGGGCCGCGGCCTTCCAGCTGGAGTATGACGGCTGGGAATGCGCGGTCGTGACCCACTAG
- a CDS encoding SDR family NAD(P)-dependent oxidoreductase, giving the protein MNGSAVVIGATGGIGRAMVERIVADGAFETVWAVSRSGADVAGALGLAADLEDEASLASAAERIGQGPAPILIVAATGVLHDGLQPERSFRQLDAVHLLRDYRVNAVGPALAAKHLLPLMPRDRRAVFAALSARVGSIADNRLGGWHAYRASKAALNMILRNLSVEMARSHPQAVIAGLHPGTVATDLSAPFQKGVAEGKLFTADYSAERLLSVLSNLTPADSGGVFAWDGARVPE; this is encoded by the coding sequence ATGAACGGATCGGCGGTGGTGATCGGGGCGACGGGCGGCATCGGCCGGGCGATGGTCGAGCGGATCGTGGCGGACGGCGCGTTCGAGACCGTGTGGGCCGTGTCGCGGTCCGGCGCGGATGTGGCGGGCGCACTAGGGTTGGCGGCCGATCTGGAGGATGAGGCCAGTCTGGCGTCCGCCGCCGAACGGATCGGCCAGGGACCGGCCCCAATCCTGATCGTCGCGGCGACCGGAGTGCTGCACGACGGGCTTCAGCCGGAGCGGTCGTTTCGTCAGTTGGATGCGGTACATCTGTTGCGGGACTATCGCGTCAATGCGGTGGGGCCGGCGCTGGCGGCGAAACATCTGCTGCCGCTGATGCCGCGCGATCGGCGGGCGGTTTTCGCGGCCCTGTCGGCGCGGGTCGGGTCGATTGCCGACAACCGGCTGGGCGGCTGGCACGCCTATCGCGCGTCCAAGGCGGCGCTGAACATGATCCTGCGCAATCTGTCGGTCGAGATGGCGCGCAGCCATCCGCAGGCGGTGATCGCCGGTCTGCATCCCGGCACGGTGGCGACGGATCTGAGCGCGCCGTTTCAGAAGGGGGTGGCGGAAGGCAAGCTGTTCACGGCCGACTATTCCGCCGAGCGGCTGCTGTCCGTGCTGTCGAACCTGACCCCGGCCGACAGCGGCGGCGTCTTCGCATGGGACGGGGCGCGGGTGCCCGAATAG
- a CDS encoding dicarboxylate/amino acid:cation symporter, with product MSQSRIAAFFTSLSFFVIAALVAGVVVGALAQGAQAAWLTGALGVVESLGQVWLNALRMTVIPLVFSLLMTGIVSIADAAATGRIAVRSLVVFGVLLVGATLYAILAGLGLLAVWPIDAEAGRGLLAGVSAESLATVGEAARTDGLRAFLASLAPANVIKAASDDGVLAVVVFAVAFGFAATRIKAELRRPLAGFFEAVAETMVVIVHWVLLAAPFGVFALALGVGLRAGLGVAGTLAHYVAIVCLSQIGLILIIYVVAIVWGRISLARFARAVAPAQVVAVSTQSSLASLPVMIERARDWLGVPQTSAGLVLPLAVAVFRITSPVANLAVCLYVAQLHGVDLGLGVLIAGGLTAIAVSIASVGLPGQVSFFAAIGPICLAMGLPLGVLPLLLAVEVIPDIFRTVGNVTADLAATRIVAGEDGAGEDGRVTE from the coding sequence ATGAGCCAATCCCGCATCGCCGCCTTCTTCACCTCCCTGAGCTTTTTCGTCATCGCGGCCCTGGTCGCCGGCGTCGTCGTCGGCGCCCTGGCGCAAGGGGCGCAGGCCGCCTGGCTGACCGGCGCTCTGGGCGTGGTCGAGAGCTTGGGCCAGGTCTGGCTCAACGCCCTGCGCATGACCGTCATTCCCCTGGTGTTCAGCCTGCTGATGACCGGCATCGTGTCGATCGCCGATGCGGCGGCGACGGGCCGGATCGCGGTGCGGTCGCTGGTGGTGTTCGGCGTGCTGCTGGTCGGGGCAACGCTCTATGCGATCCTGGCTGGCTTGGGCCTGCTGGCGGTCTGGCCGATCGATGCCGAGGCGGGACGTGGCCTGCTGGCGGGCGTCAGCGCCGAATCGCTGGCGACCGTGGGCGAGGCGGCGCGCACCGACGGGCTGCGCGCCTTCCTGGCCAGTCTGGCGCCGGCCAATGTCATCAAGGCGGCGTCCGACGACGGGGTGCTGGCGGTGGTGGTCTTCGCCGTCGCCTTCGGCTTCGCCGCGACGCGGATCAAGGCCGAGCTGCGGCGCCCGCTGGCGGGCTTCTTCGAGGCGGTGGCCGAGACCATGGTGGTCATCGTCCACTGGGTGCTGCTGGCGGCGCCATTCGGGGTGTTCGCCCTGGCGCTGGGCGTGGGTTTGCGCGCGGGCCTCGGGGTGGCGGGGACGCTGGCTCACTACGTCGCCATCGTCTGCCTCAGCCAGATCGGGCTGATCCTGATCATCTATGTCGTGGCGATTGTGTGGGGGCGGATTTCGCTGGCCCGTTTCGCGCGCGCCGTGGCCCCGGCCCAGGTCGTCGCCGTCTCGACCCAGTCGTCGCTGGCCAGCCTGCCGGTCATGATCGAGCGCGCGCGCGACTGGCTGGGCGTGCCGCAGACGTCGGCGGGTCTGGTGCTGCCGCTGGCGGTGGCGGTGTTCCGCATCACCAGCCCGGTCGCCAACCTGGCGGTCTGCCTCTATGTGGCGCAGTTGCACGGGGTGGATCTGGGGCTCGGCGTGCTGATCGCCGGCGGACTGACGGCCATCGCCGTGTCCATCGCCTCGGTCGGTTTGCCGGGTCAGGTCAGCTTCTTCGCCGCCATCGGCCCCATCTGTCTGGCCATGGGCCTGCCGCTGGGCGTGCTGCCGCTGTTGCTGGCGGTCGAGGTCATCCCCGACATCTTCCGCACCGTCGGCAATGTCACCGCCGACCTTGCCGCGACCCGGATCGTGGCCGGCGAAGATGGGGCAGGCGAGGACGGTCGCGTTACAGAATGA
- the carB gene encoding carbamoyl-phosphate synthase large subunit has product MPKRTDIKSILIIGAGPIVIGQACEFDYSGVQACKALKAEGYRVILVNSNPATIMTDPEVADATYIEPISPEMVEKIIIKEKPDALLPTMGGQTALNTALALHESGALAKHGVEMIGAKAEVIDKAEDRQKFRDAMDKLGLESPRSKAAHSMEEALEGLEFVGLPAVIRPSFTLAGTGGGIAFNREEFEEIVLRGLDLSPTTEVLIEESVLGWKEYEMEVVRDTADNCIIICSIENVDPMGVHTGDSITVAPALTLTDKEYQRMRTGSINVLREIGVETGGSNVQWAINPADGRMVVIEMNPRVSRSSALASKATGFPIAKVAARLAVGYTLDELTNDITQVTPASFEPSIDYVVTKIPRFAFEKYPGSEPLLGTSMKSVGEVMAIGRTFQESMQKALRGLETGLSGFDEIEIEGVAGAEDDATARGAVVRALGIPTPDRIRVIAQAFRHGLTVEEVAAACAYEPWFLRQIADIVREEGHVRVKGLPTEPTEFRRLKSKGFSDARLAQLTGQSEKSVRTARRGLNVRPVFKRIDTCAAEFASATAYMYSTYETGALGQIPECESEPTDKKKAIILGGGPNRIGQGIEFDYCCCHAAFAFDQIGVESIMVNCNPETVSTDYDTSDRLYFEPLTAEDVLELIEVERSNGELIGCVVQFGGQTPLKLAHALQEDDIPVLGTSVDSIDLAEDRERFQQMLKGIGLRQPPNGLARSAEEAAQKAEEVGYPVVLRPSYVLGGRGMMIVHDREQLDRYVHEAMRVSGDDPVLIDHYLNRATEVDVDALCDDETVFVAGVLEHIEEAGVHSGDSACSMPPFSLRPAIVDELKRQTTEMAKALKVRGLMNVQFAIEEPHGENPRIFVLEVNPRASRTAPFVAKTIGQPIASIAAKVMAGVPLKSFGLTDKPYDHIAVKEAVFPFARFAGVDTVLGPEMRSTGEVMGLDFKRPGEADMAPAFARAFAKSQIGGGTTLPTSGCAFISVKDEDKPFIVDAARTLLAEGFSLMATGGTHAYLVEQGLKVKLVKKVLEGRPHIVDAMKNGEVQLVFNTTSGKQSLQDSFSLRRTALMMKMPYYTTTAGALAAAQAIGAIKAGDLDVRAIQDYA; this is encoded by the coding sequence ATGCCCAAGCGCACAGACATCAAGTCCATCCTCATCATCGGCGCCGGCCCGATCGTCATCGGCCAGGCGTGCGAGTTCGACTATTCCGGGGTTCAGGCCTGCAAGGCGCTGAAGGCGGAAGGGTATCGGGTAATCCTGGTCAACTCGAACCCCGCCACCATCATGACCGACCCGGAGGTGGCCGACGCCACCTATATCGAGCCGATCTCGCCCGAGATGGTCGAGAAGATCATCATCAAGGAAAAGCCCGACGCCCTGCTGCCGACCATGGGCGGTCAGACCGCGCTGAACACCGCCCTGGCCCTGCATGAATCCGGCGCGCTGGCCAAGCACGGCGTCGAGATGATCGGCGCCAAGGCCGAGGTGATCGACAAGGCCGAGGACCGCCAGAAGTTCCGCGACGCGATGGACAAGCTGGGCCTGGAATCACCCCGCTCCAAGGCCGCCCATTCGATGGAAGAGGCGCTGGAGGGGCTGGAGTTCGTCGGCCTGCCCGCCGTGATCCGCCCGTCCTTCACCCTGGCCGGCACAGGCGGCGGCATCGCCTTCAACCGCGAGGAGTTCGAGGAGATCGTCCTGCGCGGCCTCGACCTGTCGCCGACCACCGAAGTCCTGATCGAGGAATCGGTTCTCGGCTGGAAGGAATATGAGATGGAGGTCGTCCGCGACACGGCGGACAACTGCATCATCATCTGCTCGATCGAGAACGTGGATCCGATGGGGGTGCACACCGGCGACTCCATCACCGTCGCCCCTGCCCTGACGCTGACCGACAAGGAATATCAGCGGATGCGGACGGGTTCGATCAATGTGCTGCGCGAGATCGGCGTCGAGACGGGCGGATCGAACGTCCAGTGGGCGATCAACCCCGCCGACGGCCGCATGGTCGTGATCGAGATGAACCCGCGCGTGTCGCGCTCGTCCGCCCTGGCGTCCAAGGCCACCGGCTTCCCCATCGCCAAGGTCGCGGCGCGTCTGGCGGTCGGCTACACCCTGGACGAACTGACCAACGACATCACCCAGGTCACGCCGGCGTCGTTCGAGCCGTCGATCGACTATGTGGTCACCAAGATCCCGCGCTTCGCCTTCGAGAAATATCCGGGTTCCGAGCCCCTGCTGGGCACCTCGATGAAGTCGGTGGGCGAGGTGATGGCCATCGGCCGCACCTTCCAGGAATCGATGCAGAAAGCGCTTCGCGGGCTTGAGACCGGCCTGTCGGGCTTCGACGAAATCGAGATCGAAGGGGTGGCCGGCGCCGAAGACGACGCCACGGCCCGTGGCGCGGTCGTGCGCGCCCTGGGCATCCCCACCCCCGACCGCATCCGCGTCATCGCCCAGGCCTTCCGCCACGGCCTGACGGTGGAAGAGGTCGCCGCCGCCTGTGCCTATGAGCCCTGGTTCCTGCGCCAGATCGCCGATATCGTCCGCGAGGAAGGCCACGTCCGGGTCAAGGGCCTGCCGACCGAGCCGACCGAATTCCGCCGCCTGAAGTCCAAGGGCTTCTCCGACGCTCGTCTGGCTCAGTTGACCGGCCAGAGCGAAAAATCCGTCCGGACCGCCCGTCGCGGCCTGAACGTGCGCCCGGTGTTCAAGCGCATCGACACCTGCGCCGCCGAGTTCGCCTCAGCCACCGCCTACATGTACTCGACCTATGAGACCGGCGCGCTCGGCCAGATCCCCGAGTGCGAGTCCGAGCCGACGGACAAGAAGAAGGCCATCATCCTGGGCGGCGGTCCGAACCGGATCGGCCAGGGCATCGAGTTCGACTACTGCTGCTGCCACGCGGCCTTCGCCTTCGACCAGATCGGCGTCGAGAGCATCATGGTCAACTGCAACCCCGAGACCGTCTCGACCGACTACGACACCTCCGACCGCCTGTATTTCGAGCCGCTGACGGCCGAGGACGTGCTGGAGCTGATCGAGGTCGAGCGCTCGAACGGCGAGCTGATCGGCTGCGTCGTCCAGTTCGGCGGCCAGACCCCGCTGAAGCTGGCCCACGCCCTGCAAGAGGATGACATTCCGGTCCTGGGCACCAGCGTCGACTCCATCGACCTGGCCGAGGATCGCGAACGCTTCCAGCAGATGCTGAAAGGCATCGGCCTGCGCCAGCCGCCCAACGGCCTGGCCCGTTCGGCCGAAGAGGCCGCGCAGAAGGCCGAAGAGGTCGGCTATCCCGTCGTCCTGCGCCCCTCCTACGTCCTGGGCGGTCGCGGCATGATGATCGTCCACGACCGCGAGCAGTTGGACCGCTACGTCCACGAGGCCATGCGCGTCTCTGGCGACGATCCGGTCCTGATCGACCACTATCTGAACCGCGCCACCGAGGTGGACGTGGACGCCCTGTGCGACGACGAGACGGTCTTCGTCGCCGGCGTGCTGGAACATATCGAGGAGGCCGGCGTCCACTCGGGCGACAGCGCCTGCTCCATGCCGCCCTTCTCGCTGCGGCCCGCGATCGTGGACGAGCTGAAGCGTCAGACCACCGAAATGGCCAAGGCCCTGAAGGTGCGCGGCCTGATGAACGTGCAGTTCGCCATCGAGGAGCCGCACGGCGAAAACCCGCGCATCTTCGTGCTGGAGGTCAATCCGCGCGCCAGCCGCACGGCCCCCTTCGTGGCCAAGACCATCGGCCAGCCCATCGCCTCCATCGCCGCCAAGGTCATGGCCGGCGTGCCGCTGAAGTCGTTCGGTCTGACCGACAAGCCCTACGACCATATCGCGGTCAAGGAAGCGGTCTTCCCGTTCGCCCGCTTCGCCGGCGTGGACACCGTCCTGGGTCCGGAAATGCGCTCGACCGGCGAGGTCATGGGCCTGGACTTCAAGCGGCCGGGAGAGGCCGACATGGCCCCCGCCTTCGCCCGCGCATTCGCCAAGTCCCAGATCGGCGGCGGGACCACGCTTCCGACCTCGGGTTGCGCCTTCATCTCGGTCAAGGACGAGGACAAGCCCTTCATCGTCGACGCCGCCCGGACGTTGCTGGCCGAAGGCTTCAGCCTGATGGCCACCGGCGGCACCCACGCCTATCTGGTCGAACAGGGGCTGAAGGTGAAACTGGTCAAGAAGGTGCTGGAAGGCCGCCCGCACATCGTGGACGCGATGAAGAACGGCGAGGTCCAGCTGGTCTTCAACACCACCTCGGGCAAGCAGTCGCTGCAGGACAGCTTCTCGCTGCGCCGCACCGCCCTGATGATGAAGATGCCCTACTACACCACCACCGCCGGCGCCCTGGCCGCGGCCCAGGCCATCGGCGCGATCAAGGCCGGCGACCTGGATGTGCGGGCGATCCAGGACTACGCCTGA
- a CDS encoding YbdD/YjiX family protein has protein sequence MRPVPNPSQDDLLCLCRDTALRWGRGVRRTAGAMIGQPDYQAYVDHAAATHPDQPPLDKTAFFRLHEQRRFGGAGGFKCC, from the coding sequence ATGCGGCCCGTGCCTAACCCGTCGCAAGACGACCTGCTGTGCCTGTGCCGCGACACCGCCCTGCGGTGGGGTCGCGGCGTCAGGCGCACGGCCGGCGCCATGATCGGTCAGCCGGATTATCAGGCCTATGTCGATCACGCGGCGGCGACCCATCCCGACCAGCCGCCGCTGGACAAGACCGCCTTCTTCCGCCTGCACGAGCAGCGCCGCTTCGGCGGCGCCGGCGGCTTCAAATGCTGCTGA
- a CDS encoding DUF1294 domain-containing protein — protein sequence MSNLDLALIAILCGEVLGFLAFARDKQRAKAGLWRTPESTLLLFGLIGGLGAWMGQHILRHKTGKEPFRTQFGLIVLLHLILMAGGAAWVIL from the coding sequence ATGTCCAATCTCGACCTCGCCCTGATCGCCATCTTGTGCGGCGAAGTCTTGGGATTTCTCGCCTTCGCCAGGGACAAGCAGCGCGCCAAGGCCGGCCTGTGGCGCACGCCGGAATCGACGTTGTTGCTGTTCGGCCTGATCGGCGGGCTGGGCGCGTGGATGGGTCAGCACATCCTGCGCCACAAGACGGGCAAGGAACCATTCAGGACCCAGTTCGGCCTGATCGTCCTGCTTCACCTCATCCTGATGGCGGGCGGCGCCGCCTGGGTCATTCTGTAA
- a CDS encoding carbon starvation CstA family protein, with product MGKLSTPIIFGAIAILGAAALGIIALHQGESISAVWMVVAAVCTYAIAYRFYSRYLANKVMQLNPARLTPAMRRNDGLDYVPTPKNVLFGHHFAAIAGAGPLVGPVLAAQMGYLPGVLWILVGAVLAGAVQDMMVLFMSTRRDGKSLGDMIRTEMGNIPGIIAQVGVLMIMVIILAVLALVVVKALAESPWGTFTVAATIPIAIFMGLYTRFLRPGRVGEVSVIGVVLLILAIIGGGHIAADPFWGPAFTLTGPTLAILMMVYGFIASVIPVWLLLAPRDYLSTFLKIGAIVALAVGILIVRPHLQMPAITPFIDGTGPVFAGALFPFLFITIACGAVSGFHALISSGTTPKLLENEAQIPMIGYGAMLCESFVAVMALIAATVLDPAVYFAMNSPVAVIGKDAASAAAAVAQWGFHITPGELEQLARDVGEHSILSRAGGAPTLAVGMAHILSGVIGGKAMMAFWYHFAILFEALFILTTVDAGTRVCRFMIQDLLGVAVPKMRETKSWGANVVATALTVGLWGYFLYTGVVDPLGGINSLWPLFGIANQMLAAVALILGTVVLFKMKREKFAWVMVVPATWLLICTLTAGFQKLFHPDVRIGFLSHARKYQEALGAGELIAPAKSIGDMHRIVVNDYVNSTLTAGFLFVVVTMVVYGVLACRKAYANNRPTVREYPESHELTVADEAADAARA from the coding sequence GTGGGCAAACTCAGCACACCCATAATCTTCGGCGCCATCGCCATCCTGGGGGCGGCAGCCCTCGGCATCATCGCCCTGCATCAGGGCGAGAGCATCAGCGCGGTCTGGATGGTGGTCGCCGCCGTCTGCACCTATGCGATCGCCTATCGGTTCTACAGCCGCTACCTGGCCAACAAGGTCATGCAGCTGAACCCCGCGCGCCTGACCCCGGCCATGCGCCGCAACGACGGGCTGGACTATGTGCCGACGCCCAAGAACGTCCTGTTCGGCCACCACTTCGCCGCCATCGCCGGCGCAGGGCCGCTGGTCGGGCCGGTTCTGGCCGCCCAGATGGGCTATCTGCCGGGCGTCCTGTGGATCCTGGTCGGCGCCGTGCTGGCCGGCGCGGTGCAGGACATGATGGTCCTGTTCATGTCGACGCGTCGCGACGGCAAGTCGCTGGGCGACATGATCCGCACCGAAATGGGCAACATCCCCGGCATCATCGCCCAGGTCGGCGTCCTGATGATCATGGTCATCATCCTGGCGGTTCTGGCCCTGGTCGTGGTCAAGGCCCTGGCCGAAAGCCCGTGGGGCACCTTCACCGTCGCCGCCACCATCCCCATCGCCATCTTCATGGGCCTGTACACCCGCTTCCTGCGGCCGGGCCGCGTGGGCGAGGTGTCGGTGATCGGCGTCGTCCTGCTGATCCTGGCCATCATCGGCGGCGGCCATATCGCGGCGGATCCGTTCTGGGGCCCGGCCTTCACCCTGACCGGCCCGACCCTGGCGATCCTGATGATGGTCTATGGCTTCATCGCCTCGGTCATTCCGGTATGGCTGCTGCTGGCGCCGCGCGACTATCTGTCGACCTTCCTGAAGATCGGCGCCATCGTGGCCCTGGCCGTCGGCATTCTGATCGTGCGCCCGCACCTGCAAATGCCGGCCATCACCCCCTTCATCGACGGCACCGGCCCGGTCTTCGCCGGCGCCCTGTTCCCCTTCCTGTTCATCACCATCGCCTGCGGCGCCGTATCGGGCTTCCACGCCCTGATCTCGTCGGGAACCACGCCCAAGCTGCTGGAGAACGAAGCTCAGATCCCGATGATCGGCTATGGCGCCATGCTGTGCGAAAGCTTCGTCGCCGTCATGGCCCTGATCGCCGCCACGGTTCTGGACCCGGCCGTCTATTTCGCCATGAACAGCCCGGTCGCCGTCATCGGCAAGGATGCGGCCTCCGCCGCCGCCGCCGTGGCCCAGTGGGGCTTCCACATCACGCCCGGAGAGCTTGAACAGCTGGCGCGCGACGTGGGCGAACATTCGATCCTGTCGCGCGCAGGCGGCGCCCCGACCCTGGCGGTCGGCATGGCGCACATCCTGTCCGGCGTGATCGGCGGCAAGGCCATGATGGCCTTCTGGTATCACTTCGCCATCCTGTTCGAGGCCCTGTTCATCCTGACGACGGTCGACGCCGGCACTCGGGTCTGCCGCTTCATGATCCAGGACCTGCTGGGCGTCGCCGTGCCCAAGATGCGCGAGACCAAGTCGTGGGGCGCCAACGTCGTCGCCACGGCCCTGACGGTCGGTCTGTGGGGCTATTTCCTCTACACCGGCGTGGTCGATCCGCTGGGCGGCATCAACAGCTTGTGGCCCCTGTTCGGCATCGCCAACCAGATGCTGGCCGCCGTCGCCCTGATCCTGGGCACCGTCGTCCTGTTCAAGATGAAGCGCGAGAAGTTCGCCTGGGTCATGGTCGTTCCCGCGACCTGGCTGTTGATCTGCACCCTGACGGCGGGCTTCCAGAAGCTGTTCCACCCGGACGTCCGCATCGGCTTCCTGTCCCACGCTCGCAAATATCAGGAGGCGCTGGGCGCCGGCGAACTGATCGCCCCGGCCAAGAGCATTGGCGACATGCACCGCATCGTGGTCAACGACTACGTCAACTCGACGCTGACGGCTGGCTTCCTGTTCGTGGTCGTCACCATGGTCGTCTATGGCGTCCTGGCGTGCCGCAAGGCCTATGCGAACAACCGCCCGACGGTGCGCGAATATCCGGAAAGCCACGAGCTGACGGTGGCCGACGAGGCGGCGGATGCGGCCCGTGCCTAA
- a CDS encoding S41 family peptidase codes for MLLSVSARLFSLMLLGLPLSVPAVAQPVDSPVVDPVVATAPSRDRVRLNQRVFDRVWSEVRRGYYDPTLHGVDWNAARATFRPQALAASDERGLYRVINAMLDLLNDGHAAASPPAAVRRQEAQFARRAVMGLTLMRGETPDDWTVERVRPGSPAEAAGVQMGWALNSVDGKPWGPDVETYDGVPVQLVLTDDAGQRREIVLTPRVMEAIEPFTADKSRPGVLVLRVEQFDKGLGAWMGSELEGLPPDVDVVLDLRGNPGGRLMEAESVLTCFLPRDQVWATRTGRSGRPVVLRAAGDCGDRRDPLANDVAVLVDQGSRSAAELTPAALQEARRGIVVGEKTGGSVLIAQETNLPDGGRLTLSRADFVTSGGIRLEKRGVTPDIAAPRTVAQRRAGEDPTLETAIAALQAEDRARADTPASGL; via the coding sequence ATGCTTCTGAGCGTTTCCGCCCGGCTTTTCAGCCTTATGTTGCTCGGCCTGCCGCTGAGCGTCCCGGCCGTGGCCCAACCGGTCGATTCGCCGGTTGTCGATCCGGTCGTCGCTACAGCGCCCTCGCGCGACCGCGTGCGGTTGAACCAGCGGGTGTTCGATCGGGTGTGGAGCGAGGTGCGGCGGGGCTATTACGATCCGACCCTGCACGGCGTCGATTGGAACGCCGCGCGGGCGACGTTCCGGCCCCAGGCCCTGGCGGCGAGCGACGAGCGGGGGCTTTACCGCGTCATCAATGCGATGCTGGATCTGCTGAACGACGGTCATGCGGCGGCCAGTCCGCCGGCGGCGGTGCGGCGTCAGGAGGCGCAGTTCGCCCGGCGCGCCGTGATGGGTCTGACCCTGATGCGGGGCGAGACGCCGGACGACTGGACGGTCGAGCGTGTCCGACCCGGCTCGCCGGCCGAGGCGGCGGGCGTGCAGATGGGCTGGGCCCTGAACTCGGTCGATGGGAAGCCCTGGGGACCGGACGTCGAGACCTATGACGGGGTTCCGGTGCAACTGGTCCTGACCGACGATGCGGGACAGAGGCGCGAGATCGTCCTGACGCCGCGCGTGATGGAGGCCATCGAACCATTCACCGCCGACAAGTCGCGGCCGGGGGTGTTGGTGCTGCGCGTCGAGCAGTTCGACAAAGGCCTGGGCGCCTGGATGGGCAGTGAACTGGAAGGCCTGCCGCCGGATGTCGACGTGGTGCTGGACCTGCGCGGCAATCCCGGTGGGCGGCTGATGGAGGCGGAATCGGTCCTGACCTGTTTCCTGCCGCGCGATCAGGTCTGGGCGACGCGGACGGGACGCAGCGGCCGGCCGGTGGTTCTGCGAGCGGCGGGCGACTGCGGCGATCGGCGCGATCCCCTGGCCAATGATGTGGCGGTTCTGGTGGACCAGGGCAGCCGCAGCGCCGCCGAACTGACGCCGGCCGCCCTGCAGGAGGCGCGGCGCGGCATCGTGGTGGGCGAGAAGACGGGGGGATCGGTGCTGATCGCCCAGGAGACCAATCTGCCGGACGGCGGGCGGCTGACGCTCAGCCGGGCGGACTTCGTGACTTCGGGCGGCATTCGGCTGGAGAAGCGGGGGGTCACGCCGGACATCGCCGCGCCCCGCACCGTGGCCCAGCGCCGCGCGGGCGAAGATCCGACATTGGAGACGGCGATCGCCGCCCTGCAGGCCGAGGATCGCGCCAGGGCCGACACCCCCGCCAGCGGCCTCTAG